Proteins from one Streptomyces sp. NBC_00390 genomic window:
- a CDS encoding FAD-dependent monooxygenase — protein sequence MPGTRAAGRAVVIGSGIGGLTAAVALHQIGWQVTVLERAPSLEPVGAGIGLAPNAQRALDVIGLGDAIRGLAAWQGDGGMRTPGGRWLARTSSAAAAERFGGPLVLVHRAVLVDAIASRLPAGAVRTGCPAQLADSGTAGGRPARITTADGELEADLVIGADGIHSGVRRALFPRHPGPSYAGLTTWRVVVPAPGKPFEPHETWGAGLLWGTHPLKDGRIYAYGAAAAPAGQHAADGEKAELLRRFGDWHDPIPAVIAAADPGQILRNDVHHILEPLPDFHRGRTALLGDAAHAMAPTLGQGGNQAIEDAIVLAHHVTPGGELGAALAAYSAERLPRTTAVVRKAAGVVRLMTLTSPPAVAVRNTVMSVVSRLGPGPVLRTFDGIADWRPPQRTYAAGAKDVHTERPAQH from the coding sequence ATGCCCGGAACACGTGCCGCAGGCCGCGCCGTCGTCATCGGCAGCGGAATCGGCGGACTGACCGCCGCCGTGGCCCTGCACCAGATCGGCTGGCAGGTCACCGTCCTTGAACGCGCGCCGTCGCTGGAGCCCGTCGGTGCCGGCATCGGACTCGCCCCCAATGCTCAGCGTGCCCTCGATGTCATCGGTCTCGGCGACGCGATCCGCGGCCTTGCCGCCTGGCAGGGCGACGGCGGCATGCGGACCCCCGGCGGCCGGTGGCTCGCCCGCACCAGCAGTGCCGCGGCTGCCGAGCGGTTCGGCGGACCCCTGGTACTCGTGCATCGCGCCGTCCTCGTCGACGCCATCGCCTCCCGGCTGCCTGCCGGAGCCGTACGCACCGGCTGCCCCGCACAACTGGCGGACTCCGGCACTGCCGGCGGCCGGCCCGCCCGCATCACCACTGCGGACGGCGAACTCGAGGCCGACCTCGTGATCGGCGCGGACGGTATCCACTCCGGCGTACGCCGGGCCCTCTTCCCCCGGCATCCCGGTCCGTCCTACGCCGGACTGACCACCTGGCGGGTCGTCGTTCCCGCACCCGGGAAGCCCTTCGAACCCCACGAGACCTGGGGAGCGGGACTGCTCTGGGGCACCCACCCGCTCAAGGACGGCAGGATCTACGCGTACGGGGCGGCTGCCGCGCCCGCCGGACAGCACGCCGCGGACGGCGAAAAGGCCGAACTGCTGCGCCGGTTCGGCGACTGGCACGACCCGATCCCCGCGGTCATCGCCGCCGCGGACCCGGGCCAGATCCTGCGCAACGACGTCCACCACATCCTCGAACCGCTCCCAGACTTCCACCGTGGCCGGACCGCGCTGCTGGGCGACGCCGCCCACGCCATGGCACCGACCCTCGGCCAGGGCGGCAACCAGGCCATCGAGGACGCGATCGTCCTCGCCCACCATGTGACCCCGGGCGGCGAACTCGGCGCCGCCCTCGCCGCGTACAGCGCCGAACGGCTCCCACGCACCACCGCGGTCGTCCGCAAGGCGGCGGGCGTGGTCCGCCTGATGACGCTCACCAGCCCCCCGGCCGTGGCGGTCCGCAACACCGTGATGTCCGTCGTCTCCCGCCTCGGACCCGGTCCGGTGCTGCGCACCTTCGACGGCATCGCCGACTGGCGGCCGCCGCAGCGCACGTATGCTGCCGGAGCGAAGGATGTGCACACGGAACGGCCCGCACAGCACTGA
- a CDS encoding Gfo/Idh/MocA family protein, whose product MKVGCIGLGDIAQKAYLPVLTTVPGMELHLQTRTPATLDRVARTHHIPAARCHTDLESLIGHGLDAAFVHASTAAHPEIVARLLEAGVATYVDKPLAYELADSERLVALAEERGTSLAVGFNRRLAPGYAQCLEHPRDLILMQKNRVGLAEDPRTLVLDDFIHVVDTLRFLVPGTVEHTDVRARIVDGLMHHVVLQLSGDGFTAIGIMNRMSGSAEEILEVSGADAKREVRNLAEIVDHKGQPSIRRRGDWVPVARQRGIEQTVLAFLDAVRAGKLLSAQDALATHELCERVVLRALELAGKAA is encoded by the coding sequence GTGAAGGTCGGCTGCATCGGGCTCGGCGACATCGCGCAGAAGGCCTATCTGCCCGTCCTCACCACCGTGCCCGGCATGGAACTGCACCTGCAGACCCGTACACCCGCCACGCTCGACCGGGTGGCCCGGACCCATCACATCCCCGCCGCCCGATGCCACACCGACCTCGAGTCGCTGATCGGCCACGGCCTGGATGCGGCTTTCGTCCACGCCTCCACCGCCGCGCATCCCGAGATCGTCGCCCGGCTCCTCGAGGCCGGCGTGGCCACGTACGTCGACAAGCCCCTTGCGTACGAACTCGCCGACTCCGAGCGGCTCGTGGCACTTGCCGAGGAACGGGGAACGAGCCTTGCCGTCGGCTTCAACCGCCGGCTCGCCCCCGGCTACGCACAGTGCCTGGAGCACCCGCGCGACCTGATCCTGATGCAGAAGAACCGCGTCGGACTCGCCGAGGACCCGCGCACGCTCGTCCTGGACGACTTCATCCATGTCGTCGACACCTTGCGCTTCCTGGTACCGGGAACCGTCGAACACACCGATGTCCGCGCGCGGATCGTCGACGGCCTGATGCACCACGTCGTGCTCCAGCTGTCCGGTGACGGCTTCACCGCGATCGGCATCATGAACCGGATGAGCGGCTCCGCCGAGGAGATCCTCGAGGTGTCCGGCGCGGACGCCAAACGCGAGGTCCGCAATCTCGCCGAGATCGTGGACCACAAGGGGCAGCCGAGCATCCGGCGGCGCGGCGACTGGGTGCCGGTCGCCCGCCAGCGCGGCATCGAGCAGACCGTGCTCGCGTTCCTCGACGCCGTCCGTGCGGGCAAGCTGCTCAGCGCACAGGACGCGCTGGCGACCCATGAGCTGTGCGAACGGGTGGTTCTGCGGGCCCTTGAGCTGGCCGGGAAGGCCGCCTGA
- the lnt gene encoding apolipoprotein N-acyltransferase translates to MRIPVGLRVRQRWRGRSERLLESPRWRSGAAVVAGALPALAFPEPSLWWFAHVALLPWMLLVRTAPTWRRAAVEGWLGGMGFMVAMHHWLLPSLHVFLLVIGALLGLLWAPWGVLVRSMLGGTPSTARAAAAVAVIPSGWLMIELVRSWEGLGGPWGLLGASQWEVTPALRLASVGGVWLVSLLVLAVNTAGVLLVAVPAARTPALAGTVVCALAVTSAWIWAPQPKEAGRVRIAVVQPGVVNGMDSVERRFDRGEELTRQVRGSDVDLVVWGESSVGADLGRRPDLAVRLAELSRAVGAEVLVNVDARSEGTSGQAGIFKSSVLVGPSGVTGDRYDKMRLVPFGEYVPARAVLGWATSVGKAAGEDRLRGAAPVVMTMPADGQGGPGGLRLGPLVCFESAFPDMSRHLTRAGAQLLIAQSATSSFQGSWAPEQHASLAALRAAESGRPMVHATLTGVSAVYGAGGRQVGRWIGTDTSGAVVYDVPLADGTTLYVRYGDWPVYAALAVLVALGAAGATRSLRRPSRPAQGPAEPPVRTAHGSPARPVR, encoded by the coding sequence ATGCGGATTCCGGTCGGCCTGCGGGTGCGTCAGCGGTGGCGCGGTCGCTCGGAGCGGCTGCTGGAGTCACCCAGGTGGCGGAGCGGGGCCGCGGTTGTGGCCGGCGCTCTGCCGGCGCTCGCCTTTCCCGAGCCGTCGCTGTGGTGGTTCGCCCATGTCGCGCTGTTGCCGTGGATGCTGCTGGTGCGCACCGCGCCCACCTGGCGGCGGGCCGCGGTCGAGGGGTGGCTGGGCGGCATGGGGTTCATGGTCGCCATGCATCACTGGCTGCTGCCGAGCCTGCATGTGTTCCTGCTGGTGATCGGTGCCCTGCTCGGGCTGCTGTGGGCGCCGTGGGGCGTTCTGGTGCGGTCGATGCTCGGCGGCACGCCGTCGACGGCCCGGGCGGCCGCGGCCGTCGCCGTGATCCCTTCGGGCTGGCTCATGATCGAACTTGTCCGGTCCTGGGAGGGCCTGGGCGGCCCCTGGGGGCTGCTCGGGGCCAGTCAGTGGGAGGTGACGCCCGCGCTGCGCCTGGCCTCGGTGGGCGGTGTGTGGCTGGTGAGCCTGCTGGTGCTGGCGGTGAACACCGCGGGCGTGCTGCTGGTGGCGGTGCCCGCGGCGCGGACTCCGGCTCTGGCGGGGACGGTCGTGTGCGCTCTGGCCGTGACGTCGGCGTGGATATGGGCACCGCAACCGAAGGAGGCGGGGCGCGTCCGTATCGCGGTGGTGCAGCCGGGCGTCGTGAACGGCATGGACAGCGTGGAGCGCCGGTTCGACCGCGGCGAGGAGCTGACACGGCAGGTGCGGGGCAGCGATGTGGATCTCGTTGTCTGGGGTGAGAGCAGTGTGGGGGCGGATCTGGGCCGGCGGCCGGATCTCGCGGTCCGGCTCGCGGAGCTCTCGCGGGCGGTCGGTGCCGAGGTGCTGGTGAACGTGGACGCCAGGAGCGAGGGCACGTCCGGACAGGCCGGAATCTTCAAGAGTTCCGTCCTGGTGGGTCCGAGCGGTGTGACCGGGGACCGCTACGACAAGATGCGCCTCGTCCCGTTCGGCGAGTACGTCCCGGCACGTGCCGTGCTGGGATGGGCCACGTCGGTGGGCAAGGCGGCCGGCGAGGACCGGCTGCGGGGCGCCGCACCGGTCGTGATGACGATGCCGGCCGACGGGCAGGGCGGACCCGGCGGGCTGCGGCTCGGGCCGCTGGTCTGCTTCGAGTCGGCTTTCCCGGACATGAGCCGGCACCTGACCCGGGCCGGCGCGCAGCTGCTGATCGCGCAGTCGGCGACCTCGTCGTTCCAGGGGAGCTGGGCCCCGGAGCAGCATGCCTCGCTGGCGGCGCTGCGGGCGGCGGAGAGCGGCCGGCCGATGGTGCACGCCACGCTGACCGGGGTGAGCGCGGTGTACGGGGCGGGCGGCCGGCAAGTGGGCCGGTGGATCGGCACCGACACCAGCGGCGCGGTCGTGTACGACGTCCCGCTGGCGGACGGCACGACGCTCTACGTCAGATACGGCGACTGGCCCGTGTACGCCGCGCTGGCTGTGCTCGTGGCGCTGGGTGCGGCGGGGGCGACGCGCTCGCTCAGGCGGCCTTCCCGGCCAGCTCAAGGGCCCGCAGAACCACCCGTTCGCACAGCTCATGGGTCGCCAGCGCGTCCTGTGCGCTGA
- a CDS encoding nuclear transport factor 2 family protein, producing the protein MTQRVDLATVMDRLAIDEVVTGYAVAVDDGDWGAYRALFTPEGRADYRASGGIEGPAAEVADWLAQTMQLFPVRQHLIVNRRLRLQDLGGYPGDGAEVQADYINPMRLESGEDFVSGGRYTFGLLRTDSVWRLSSVVIQEKWRRAGGAFGDS; encoded by the coding sequence ATGACGCAGCGCGTGGATCTCGCGACCGTGATGGACCGGCTGGCCATCGACGAGGTGGTCACCGGTTACGCGGTGGCCGTGGACGACGGCGACTGGGGTGCCTACCGGGCCCTGTTCACTCCTGAAGGGCGGGCCGACTATCGCGCCTCCGGCGGCATCGAGGGGCCCGCGGCAGAGGTCGCCGACTGGCTGGCGCAGACGATGCAGCTGTTCCCAGTGCGCCAGCATCTGATCGTCAACCGGCGGCTGCGCCTGCAGGATCTGGGCGGCTACCCGGGTGACGGCGCCGAGGTGCAGGCGGACTACATCAATCCGATGCGGTTGGAGTCGGGCGAGGACTTCGTATCGGGCGGGCGGTACACGTTCGGACTGCTGCGCACGGATTCCGTCTGGCGGCTGAGCTCGGTCGTGATCCAGGAGAAGTGGCGCCGGGCGGGCGGTGCGTTCGGCGACAGCTGA
- a CDS encoding flavin reductase family protein, whose product MRIDFDPARCDRNTFYRLMTATVVPRPIAWVSTTSAEGTDNLAPHSFFTISCVEPPVVQFTSVGRKDSLRNIEDTGAFVVNFAPEPLFEQINATATDFPRGISEFDTVGIEREASLRVKPPRVAASPVALECELHSTVRLGDSTVVFGRVVHAAVDAAVMTDGHPEVARLAPLSRLGKDEWGTLGEVREISRVPYTEWQGRGQAG is encoded by the coding sequence ATGCGCATCGACTTCGATCCCGCCCGCTGCGACCGCAACACCTTCTACCGGCTGATGACCGCCACCGTCGTGCCCCGGCCGATCGCCTGGGTCTCCACCACGTCGGCCGAGGGCACCGACAACCTCGCGCCGCACTCCTTCTTCACCATCTCGTGCGTGGAGCCGCCGGTGGTCCAGTTCACCTCGGTCGGACGCAAGGACTCGCTGCGCAACATCGAGGACACCGGCGCTTTCGTGGTCAACTTCGCGCCCGAACCGCTCTTCGAACAGATCAACGCGACCGCGACCGACTTTCCGCGCGGCATCAGCGAGTTCGACACGGTGGGGATCGAGAGGGAGGCGAGCCTGCGGGTGAAGCCGCCGCGGGTCGCCGCCTCGCCGGTGGCGCTGGAGTGCGAACTGCACAGCACCGTGCGCCTCGGCGACTCGACCGTCGTCTTCGGCCGGGTGGTGCACGCGGCCGTCGACGCGGCGGTCATGACGGACGGTCATCCCGAAGTGGCCCGTCTCGCGCCCCTGTCGCGGCTCGGCAAGGACGAGTGGGGGACGCTCGGCGAGGTGCGCGAGATCAGCCGGGTTCCCTACACGGAGTGGCAGGGCCGCGGGCAGGCCGGCTGA
- a CDS encoding methyltransferase has product MNRLTTSWGAFDLARFPEDPRDPLRAWDAADEYLLRHLQGIDGAPPVDLSGAVVVVGDRWGALATALAAHRPAGSEHPVVQITDSCLGQEATRTNLARAGVTADQARLLSARDTPPERVDVLLVRVPKSLALLEDQLHRLAPAVHENTVVVGTGMVSEIHTSTLKLFESVIGPTRTSLAAKKARLIFCAPDMGLTRVPSPWPLTYALPNDIGTLAGRTVTNHAGIFCAERLDIGTRFFLRSLPRRRGHDQVVDLGCGNGVIGTAAAVANPEAEVTFVDESFSAVASARATFGDNAPAGATARFMVDDGMSALPDGSADLVLNNPPFHSHRATTDTTARRMFADARRVLRPGGELWVIGNRHLGYHVRLRRLFGNCEVVASDPKFVVLRAVRG; this is encoded by the coding sequence ATGAACCGTTTGACCACGTCCTGGGGCGCCTTCGACCTCGCCCGATTCCCCGAGGACCCCCGCGACCCGCTCCGCGCCTGGGACGCCGCCGACGAGTATCTGCTGCGGCATCTGCAAGGCATCGACGGCGCCCCACCGGTGGACCTGTCCGGTGCCGTGGTCGTCGTCGGCGACCGGTGGGGCGCGCTGGCGACCGCGCTCGCCGCGCATCGTCCGGCCGGGTCCGAGCACCCCGTCGTACAGATCACGGACTCCTGTCTCGGCCAGGAGGCGACCCGGACCAATCTCGCGCGGGCCGGCGTCACGGCGGACCAGGCACGGCTGCTGTCGGCCAGGGACACGCCTCCCGAACGCGTCGACGTCCTCCTCGTACGGGTACCGAAAAGTCTGGCGCTGCTCGAGGACCAGCTGCACCGGCTCGCGCCCGCCGTCCACGAGAACACCGTCGTCGTCGGCACGGGCATGGTCAGCGAGATCCACACCTCGACGCTGAAGCTCTTCGAGAGCGTCATCGGTCCGACGCGGACGTCGCTGGCCGCGAAGAAGGCCCGGCTCATCTTCTGCGCACCGGACATGGGGCTCACCCGTGTGCCGAGCCCCTGGCCGCTGACGTATGCGCTGCCTAACGACATCGGTACGCTCGCGGGCCGCACGGTCACCAACCACGCCGGCATCTTCTGCGCGGAGCGCCTCGACATCGGCACCCGCTTCTTCCTGCGCAGCCTGCCGCGCCGCCGGGGCCACGACCAGGTCGTCGATCTGGGGTGCGGCAACGGCGTGATCGGTACGGCGGCGGCGGTGGCCAACCCCGAGGCCGAGGTGACCTTCGTCGACGAGTCGTTCTCCGCGGTGGCTTCGGCACGGGCCACGTTCGGCGACAACGCCCCGGCCGGCGCCACGGCACGGTTCATGGTCGACGACGGCATGTCCGCGCTGCCGGACGGGTCGGCAGATCTTGTGCTCAACAACCCGCCGTTCCACTCCCACCGGGCGACGACCGACACAACTGCCCGGCGGATGTTCGCCGATGCCCGCCGGGTGCTGCGTCCCGGTGGCGAGCTGTGGGTCATCGGAAACCGCCACCTCGGGTACCACGTGCGGCTGCGGCGGCTCTTCGGGAACTGCGAAGTGGTCGCCAGCGACCCCAAGTTCGTCGTGCTGCGGGCGGTCAGAGGCTGA
- a CDS encoding undecaprenyl-diphosphate phosphatase: MSWFESFILGLVQGLTEFLPISSSAHLRLTAAFAGWQDPGAAFTAITQIGTETAVLIYFRKDIARILSAWFRSLTDKEMRRDHDAQMGWLVIIGSIPIGVLGVTLKDQIEGPFRDLRLIATTLIVMGIVLGIADRLAARDEDGGKHRAVRERKTLQELTVGDGLIYGLCQAMALIPGVSRSGATISGGLLMGYTREAAARYSFLLAIPAVLASGLFELKDAGEGGHVSWGPTIFATVIAFGVGYAVIAWFMKYITTKSFMPFVIYRVLLGIALFVLVGTDVLSPHAGESGH; the protein is encoded by the coding sequence ATGTCGTGGTTCGAATCATTCATCCTCGGGCTCGTCCAGGGGCTGACGGAGTTCCTGCCCATCTCGTCGAGTGCGCATCTGCGCCTCACGGCGGCCTTCGCAGGCTGGCAGGACCCGGGCGCGGCCTTCACCGCGATCACCCAGATCGGTACGGAGACGGCCGTGCTGATCTACTTCCGCAAGGACATCGCCAGGATCCTCTCGGCGTGGTTCCGCTCGCTCACCGACAAGGAGATGCGCAGGGACCACGACGCGCAGATGGGCTGGCTGGTGATCATCGGCTCGATCCCGATCGGTGTGCTCGGCGTCACGCTCAAGGATCAGATCGAGGGCCCCTTCCGCGATCTGCGGCTGATCGCCACGACGCTGATCGTCATGGGCATCGTGCTCGGCATCGCAGACCGGCTGGCCGCGCGTGACGAGGACGGCGGCAAGCACCGCGCGGTCCGGGAGCGCAAGACCCTCCAGGAGCTGACGGTCGGGGACGGCCTGATCTACGGCCTCTGCCAGGCGATGGCGCTGATCCCCGGAGTGTCGCGGTCGGGCGCGACGATCAGCGGCGGTCTGCTGATGGGCTACACCCGCGAGGCGGCGGCGCGTTACTCGTTCCTGCTCGCCATCCCTGCCGTACTGGCCTCCGGGCTCTTCGAGCTCAAGGACGCGGGCGAGGGCGGCCATGTGTCGTGGGGGCCGACCATCTTCGCGACGGTCATCGCCTTCGGCGTCGGCTACGCGGTGATCGCCTGGTTCATGAAATACATCACTACGAAGAGCTTCATGCCGTTCGTGATCTACCGCGTACTCCTCGGTATCGCGCTGTTCGTGCTGGTCGGCACGGACGTACTGAGCCCGCACGCGGGTGAGTCGGGTCACTGA
- a CDS encoding TVP38/TMEM64 family protein, producing the protein MLDPVPRPASGLALRCSRALLSPWSRLSLLVAVLAAAAVTVLTYEPQRLLSGGWPPQLSGPAAVVLFGVGYGVCTAAFVPRPLLNLAAGALFGSQAGLVAALAGTVLGAGIAFTLGRVLGQEALRPLLRGRWLKAADGQLSRHGFRSMLAVRLFPGIPFAAANYCAAVSRMGYLPFLLATAIGSVPNTAAYVMAGSSAASPTSPVFLASMGFIALSAAGAAVVAWRKRHCLRKA; encoded by the coding sequence ATGCTCGACCCCGTCCCCAGGCCCGCATCCGGTCTCGCCCTGCGCTGCTCCAGGGCGCTGCTGTCGCCGTGGTCCCGCCTGTCGCTGCTCGTTGCGGTGCTGGCCGCCGCGGCGGTGACGGTGCTGACGTACGAGCCGCAGCGTCTGCTCTCGGGAGGCTGGCCGCCCCAGTTGAGCGGTCCGGCGGCAGTGGTGCTGTTCGGTGTGGGATACGGCGTGTGCACGGCGGCCTTCGTGCCGCGGCCGCTGCTGAACCTGGCGGCGGGCGCGTTGTTCGGCTCGCAGGCCGGCCTGGTAGCGGCGCTGGCAGGGACCGTACTGGGAGCTGGTATCGCCTTCACGCTGGGCAGGGTGCTGGGGCAGGAGGCCCTGCGGCCGCTGCTGCGGGGGCGCTGGCTGAAGGCGGCGGACGGGCAGCTGAGCCGCCACGGATTCCGTTCGATGCTGGCCGTGCGGCTGTTCCCGGGCATCCCGTTCGCCGCGGCCAACTACTGCGCCGCGGTGTCACGCATGGGTTATCTGCCCTTCCTGCTCGCGACGGCCATCGGTTCCGTCCCCAACACCGCGGCCTACGTCATGGCCGGCAGCAGCGCCGCTTCCCCGACATCGCCGGTCTTCCTCGCCTCGATGGGCTTCATCGCGCTGTCCGCTGCCGGCGCGGCCGTCGTCGCGTGGCGCAAACGCCACTGTCTGCGCAAGGCCTGA
- a CDS encoding DNA alkylation repair protein: MTYAVPRSDLADTVMDRLTAVYPTGADAARAAQAAAYMKGVAPFLGIPTPERRALSRTVLDGTGRPAEADCAAIALRCWELPEREYRYFAADYLRRHVGRCSSGFLPVIRHLVETVPWWDTVDILAAHVVGPLVAADSTLTAEMDAWIDDENLWVARTALLHQLRRRETTDAERLFGYCLRCAGHPDFFIRKAIGWALREYAKTDPDAVREFVEGARDRLAPLSVREALKNL; encoded by the coding sequence ATGACGTATGCCGTCCCGCGCAGCGATCTCGCCGACACCGTCATGGACCGGCTCACCGCCGTGTACCCCACCGGGGCGGACGCGGCCAGGGCCGCGCAGGCCGCCGCGTACATGAAAGGCGTCGCCCCCTTCCTCGGCATCCCGACCCCCGAGCGCCGTGCCCTGTCCCGTACGGTCCTCGACGGCACCGGGCGGCCCGCCGAGGCGGACTGCGCCGCGATCGCCCTGCGCTGCTGGGAACTGCCGGAGCGCGAGTACCGCTACTTCGCGGCCGACTATCTGCGCCGCCATGTCGGCCGCTGCTCGTCCGGCTTTCTGCCCGTGATCCGCCATCTCGTCGAAACGGTGCCCTGGTGGGACACCGTCGACATCCTTGCCGCGCATGTCGTCGGCCCGCTGGTGGCGGCGGACTCCACGCTGACGGCCGAGATGGACGCCTGGATCGACGACGAGAACCTGTGGGTCGCGAGGACGGCACTCCTGCACCAGTTGCGCCGCAGGGAGACGACCGACGCGGAACGGCTCTTCGGCTACTGCCTGCGCTGCGCCGGACATCCCGACTTCTTCATCCGCAAAGCGATCGGCTGGGCTCTGCGCGAGTACGCGAAGACCGACCCGGACGCGGTACGGGAGTTCGTCGAGGGCGCGCGGGACCGGCTCGCTCCGCTGTCGGTCCGGGAAGCGCTCAAGAACCTGTGA
- the tuf gene encoding elongation factor Tu: MPKTAYVRTKPHLNIGTMGHVDHGKTTLTAAITKVLSERAGSGTSYVSFDRIDRAPEEAARGITINIAHVEYETETRHYAHVDMPGHADYVKNMVTGAAQLDGAILVVSALDGVMPQTAEHVLLARQVGVDHIVVALNKADAGDDELTDLVELEVRELLTAHGYGGDAAPVVRVSGLRALEGDPRWTAAMEALLDAVDTYVPMPVRYTQAPFLLPVENVLTITGRGTVVTGAVERGIVRVGDRVEVLGADGGPQTTVVTGLETFGKPMESAEAGDNVALLLRGMPRDAVRRGHVVAAPGSVVPSRRFTAQVYVLSAREGGRTTPVSTGYRPQFYIRTADVVGDIDLGATAVARPGDTVTLTVELGRDVPLEPGLGFAVREGGRTVGAGTVTGLL, translated from the coding sequence ATGCCCAAGACGGCATACGTGCGCACCAAGCCGCACCTGAACATCGGCACCATGGGCCATGTCGACCACGGCAAGACCACCCTGACCGCCGCCATCACCAAAGTCCTCAGCGAGCGCGCCGGCAGCGGCACCTCGTACGTCTCCTTCGACCGCATCGACCGGGCGCCGGAGGAGGCCGCGCGGGGCATCACCATCAACATCGCGCACGTCGAGTACGAGACCGAGACGCGTCACTACGCCCACGTGGACATGCCGGGTCACGCCGACTACGTCAAGAACATGGTCACGGGCGCGGCCCAGCTCGACGGAGCGATCCTCGTCGTATCCGCGCTCGACGGCGTCATGCCGCAGACCGCCGAGCATGTCCTGCTCGCCCGCCAGGTGGGCGTCGACCACATCGTCGTCGCCCTGAACAAGGCCGACGCCGGCGACGACGAGCTCACCGACCTGGTCGAGCTCGAGGTCCGCGAGCTGCTCACCGCCCACGGGTACGGTGGCGACGCCGCACCCGTGGTGAGGGTGTCGGGGCTCAGGGCGCTGGAGGGCGACCCGCGCTGGACCGCGGCGATGGAGGCGCTGCTCGACGCCGTGGACACCTATGTGCCGATGCCGGTCAGGTACACGCAGGCCCCCTTCCTGCTGCCGGTGGAGAACGTGCTCACCATCACCGGTCGCGGCACGGTGGTCACCGGTGCCGTCGAGCGGGGCATCGTGCGGGTCGGCGACCGGGTGGAGGTGCTCGGCGCGGACGGTGGTCCGCAGACGACCGTCGTCACCGGACTGGAGACGTTCGGCAAGCCCATGGAGTCCGCCGAGGCCGGGGACAACGTCGCGCTGCTGCTGCGCGGGATGCCGCGTGACGCGGTACGCCGCGGGCATGTGGTGGCGGCCCCCGGCAGTGTGGTGCCCAGCCGGCGCTTCACGGCGCAGGTCTATGTGCTCTCGGCGCGGGAGGGCGGCCGGACGACCCCGGTCTCCACCGGCTACCGGCCACAGTTCTACATCCGCACCGCGGACGTCGTCGGTGACATCGACCTCGGCGCGACGGCGGTGGCCCGGCCCGGTGACACGGTCACGCTGACCGTCGAACTCGGCCGTGACGTACCGCTGGAGCCGGGTCTCGGTTTCGCCGTCCGCGAGGGCGGGCGCACGGTCGGGGCGGGGACGGTCACCGGCCTGCTCTGA
- a CDS encoding spermidine synthase — protein MGRVNEQIPVLRAVDGGTAKLMPDVDRERAWLLTVDGAPQSYVDLDEPTHLEFEYARRLAHVLDVAAEEGAPLDVLHLGGGALTLPRYVAATRPGSRQEVVEVDRGLLALVTEELPLSEDAGISVHAADARAWTQAAPADSADVLIADVFGGSRVPAHLTSLAYARAAERVLRPAGIYAANLADGAPFTFLRSQLATFAEVFAELALIAEPSVLRGRRFGNAVLLASQAPLDTSALARRTAADAFPARVEHGRALVRLIGDAAAVEDDDAVASPEPPDGAFSVG, from the coding sequence ATGGGACGGGTGAACGAGCAGATCCCCGTCCTGCGGGCCGTCGACGGCGGCACCGCCAAGCTCATGCCCGACGTGGACCGGGAACGGGCCTGGCTGCTGACCGTCGACGGCGCCCCGCAGTCGTACGTCGACCTGGACGAGCCCACGCACCTCGAGTTCGAGTACGCGCGCAGGCTCGCCCATGTCCTCGACGTCGCGGCCGAGGAGGGCGCCCCGCTCGATGTGCTGCATCTCGGGGGCGGTGCGCTGACCCTGCCGCGCTATGTCGCGGCCACACGTCCGGGTTCGCGGCAGGAGGTGGTCGAGGTGGACCGCGGCCTGCTGGCGCTCGTCACCGAGGAGCTGCCGCTGTCCGAGGACGCGGGGATCAGCGTCCACGCGGCGGACGCGCGGGCCTGGACACAGGCCGCGCCGGCGGACTCGGCGGACGTCCTGATCGCCGACGTTTTCGGCGGCTCGCGCGTCCCCGCCCACCTCACATCGCTGGCCTATGCGCGCGCCGCGGAGCGGGTGCTGCGGCCGGCGGGCATCTATGCGGCCAATCTCGCGGACGGTGCGCCGTTCACCTTCCTCCGCTCCCAACTGGCCACCTTCGCCGAGGTCTTCGCCGAGCTTGCACTGATCGCGGAACCGTCGGTGCTGCGGGGCAGAAGGTTCGGCAATGCCGTGCTGCTCGCCTCGCAGGCTCCCCTCGACACCTCCGCCCTGGCCCGCCGTACGGCTGCCGACGCCTTCCCGGCGCGCGTCGAGCACGGCCGTGCGCTCGTGCGGCTGATCGGTGACGCGGCCGCGGTCGAGGACGACGACGCGGTGGCCTCGCCGGAGCCGCCGGACGGGGCGTTCAGCGTGGGTTGA